From the genome of Bradyrhizobium elkanii USDA 76, one region includes:
- a CDS encoding ABC transporter permease, which produces MLTLIGKRLLFAIPSLIGVVIVTFLLTRALPGDPAAYFAGPAATKEAVDQIRKKLGFDKPLIEQFVRYTSDLAHGDLGTSLTTGQPVAAELRNRLPASAELTLLGLVVSIVIAIPLGVLAATRPGSWIDHLCRVTTTAGVSLPVFFTGLVLVYLFYFRLGWSPAPLGRLDVFYSAPPTVTGFYLVDTLIARDFEAFRSALSQLILPAVTLAIFSLAPIARMTRASMLAVLASDFVRTARASGLSPGKVIVTYAFRNAMLPVITTLSMVFSFLLGANVLVEKVFAWPGIGSYAVEALIASDFAPVQGFVLTMAVMYVLLNLMIDILYGVIDPRVRLEG; this is translated from the coding sequence ATGCTGACCCTGATCGGCAAGCGGCTGCTGTTCGCGATCCCTTCGCTGATCGGGGTCGTGATTGTGACGTTCCTCTTGACGCGCGCGCTGCCGGGCGATCCCGCAGCGTATTTCGCCGGCCCCGCGGCGACGAAAGAAGCGGTCGATCAGATCAGGAAGAAGCTCGGCTTCGACAAGCCGCTGATCGAGCAGTTCGTCCGCTACACCAGCGATCTCGCCCACGGCGATCTCGGCACATCGCTCACCACCGGCCAGCCGGTGGCGGCCGAGCTGCGCAACCGCCTGCCGGCGTCGGCCGAACTCACGCTGCTCGGCCTTGTCGTCTCCATCGTGATCGCGATCCCGCTCGGCGTGCTGGCGGCGACGCGGCCGGGCTCCTGGATCGACCATCTCTGCCGCGTCACTACCACGGCCGGCGTGTCGCTGCCGGTGTTCTTCACCGGGCTCGTGCTGGTCTATCTGTTCTATTTCCGGCTCGGCTGGTCACCGGCGCCGCTCGGCCGGCTCGACGTGTTCTACAGCGCGCCGCCGACGGTCACCGGCTTCTATCTCGTCGACACGCTGATCGCGCGGGACTTCGAAGCGTTTCGTTCCGCGCTCAGCCAATTGATCCTGCCGGCGGTGACGCTCGCGATCTTCTCGCTGGCGCCGATCGCGCGGATGACGCGCGCCTCGATGCTGGCGGTGCTGGCGTCCGACTTCGTCCGCACCGCGCGCGCCAGCGGCCTGTCGCCCGGCAAGGTGATCGTCACCTATGCCTTCCGCAACGCAATGCTGCCGGTCATCACCACGCTCAGCATGGTGTTCTCGTTCCTGCTCGGGGCCAATGTGCTGGTGGAGAAGGTGTTCGCCTGGCCCGGCATCGGCTCCTACGCGGTCGAGGCGCTGATCGCATCCGACTTCGCGCCGGTGCAGGGCTTCGTGCTGACCATGGCGGTCATGTACGTGCTGCTCAATCTGATGATCGACATCCTCTACGGCGTGATCGATCCCCGCGTCAGGCTGGAGGGC